DNA sequence from the Streptomyces sp. NBC_01497 genome:
ACCTGGCCGAAGGGCCGCCGCTGGACCCACAGGCCCCGCTGTGGTGGACCCTGCGCCGCCGTGACCACGGCGCAGGGCTGGCCTACCAGACCATGAACTACGAGGCCCTTCGGGCGGTGTTCCGCCGCGTCAACACCCTGCTGGGCACGAACTGGTCGATGCACGACCTGCGGCACACGGCCGCCCTGCGCATGGCACGCGACGAGAGCCTGTCGCTGCGGGACGTGCAGACCATCCTCGGTCACGCCCACCTGTCCACCACGGCGGACGTCTACTTGGTGGAGGAGGAAGCCCAGGTCATCCGCCGGGTCCAGGAGCATCTGGCCGAGGTGAGGGACCGAGCGAAACCCCCGCCGCCGACAGTGGCGGGCG
Encoded proteins:
- a CDS encoding tyrosine-type recombinase/integrase, with product MPDERWNELFAALRSNRDRAILALAVSNGARASELLGVRGVDLDWGDQLVRVVRKGTLAEQWLPASAEAFIWIRLYLAEGPPLDPQAPLWWTLRRRDHGAGLAYQTMNYEALRAVFRRVNTLLGTNWSMHDLRHTAALRMARDESLSLRDVQTILGHAHLSTTADVYLVEEEAQVIRRVQEHLAEVRDRAKPPPPTVAGGYEASDLDVLFGGGQA